DNA from Stutzerimonas decontaminans:
GGATCAGTTCGTGCAGGTTGCTCATCATCTGGCAGCCGTTGCACACGCCGAGGGCGAAGCTGTCCTTGCGCTCAAAGAAGGCCTGGAAGCCATCTCGTGCACGCGCGTTGAATAGAATCGACTTGGCCCAGCCTTCACCGGCGCCAAGCACGTCGCCGTACGAGAAGCCACCGCAGGCGACCAGGCCCTTGAACTCCTCGAGGCTGACACGTCCGGAAAGAATGTCACTCATGTGCACGTCGACAGCGGCGAAACCGGCACGGTCGAACGCCGCGGCCATCTCCACCTGGCCGTTGACGCCCTGCTCGCGCAGCACCGCAATCTGCGGACGAACGCCACGCTTGATGTAGGGCGCGGCGATGTCTTCGTTCACGTCGAAACTGAGCTTGGCGCTCAGACCCGGGTTGTCCTCATCCAGCAGCGCGTCGAACTCCTGATCGGCGCATTCGGCGTTGTCGCGCAGACGCTGGATCTGATAGCTGGTTTCCGCCCACTGACGCTGCAGCAACCGGCGATCACCACTGAATACCTCGGTTTCGCCGTGCTTGATCGACACATGGCCATTGTTGACTGGCTGACCGATGACTGCGACGCAGTCACCCAGACCGGCAGCGCTGAACTGCGCCAGTACGATCTCGGTGTCGTCCTGACGCACCTGGATCACCGCGCCAAGCTCTTCGTTGAAGAGCATGGGTGCGACATCTGCGGCGCTTTCCAGCAGACCATCGAGATTGAGGTTCAGGCCGCAGTGACCGGCAAATGCCATTTCCAGCACGGTGGTCAGCAGACCACCATCGGAACGGTCGTGGTAAGCCAGCAACAGACCGTCGGCATTCAGCCCCTGGACCACGGCGAAGAATGCCTGCAGGTCTTCGGCATCATCGACGTCGGGTGCCTGGCGACCAAGCTGACCGTATACCTGCGCGAGGATCGAAGCGCCCATGCGGTTCTGCCCGCGCCCCAGATCAATCAGGATCAGGTCGGTGGCGCCCTTGTCCAGGCGTAGCTGCGGGGTCAGGGTCTGGCGAATATCAGTTACCGGAGCGAAGCCGGAAACGATCAACGACATCGGCGAGGTCACGCTTTTCTCTGCGCCCTCCTCGCTCCAACGGGTTTTCATCGACATCGAGTCCTTGCCCACCGGAATGGTCAGGCCTAGCTGCGGGCACAGCTCCATGCCGACGGCGCGCACGGTGTCGTACAGCCGCGCGTCTTCGCCAGGGTGGCCGGCGGCGGCCATCCAGTTGGCGGACAACTTGATGTCGGAGATCTTATCGATGCGTGCCGCTGCGAGGTTGGTCAGCGTTTCGCCAATAGCCAAGCGGCCCGATGCCGGAGCATCCAGCAGCGCCAGCGGCGTACGCTCGCCCATCGCCATGGCTTCGCCGGTGTAAACGTCGTAGCTGGTAGCCGTGACGGCGCAGTCGGCGACCGGCACCTGCCAAGGGCCGACCATCTGATCGCGAGCCACCTGGCCGGTAATGCTGCGGTCACCGATGGTGATCAGAAAGCTCTTGCTGGCGACCGCGGGGTGACGCAGCACACGGGTGGCGGCTTCGCTCAGATCGACAGTAGCCGCATCGAAGTCATCGCCGAGCTCCGCTTCGCGGCTGGCGCTGCGGTGCATGCGCGGCGGCTTGCCGAGCAGCACCTCGAGCGGCATATCCACCGGGGTGTTGCCAAAGTGACTGTCGGTAACGGTCAGGTGCGGCTCTTCGGTCGCCTCGCCGACGACTGCGAACGGGCAACGCTCACGTTCACAGATAGCCTGGAAACGCTCGAAATCGACGGCGCTGACGGCCAGTACGTAACGCTCCTGGGACTCGTTGCTCCAGATCTCATGCGGGGCCATGCCCGGCTCGTCGTTGGGCACGTTGCGCAGTTCGAAGCGGCCACCGCGGCCACCGTCGTTGACCAGTTCCGGGAAGGCGTTGGAGATACCACCGGCACCGACGTCATGGATGAAGGCGATGGGGTTCTGGTCGCCCAGCTGCCAGCAGCGGTCGATGACCTCCTGGCAGCGGCGTTCCATTTCCGGGTTCTCGCGCTGTACCGAGGCGAAATCCAGATCGGCCGAGCTGGCACCGGTCGCGACCGAGGAGGCGGCGCCGCCGCCCAGGCCGATCAGCATGGCCGGGCCGCCGAGCACGATCAGCTTGGCGCCAACGGTAATCTCGGCCTTCTGCACGTGATCTTCACGGATGTTGCCCATGCCGCCAGCGAGCATGATCGGCTTGTGATAGCCACGCACCTCGTCGCCGCGCGGCGTGTTGATCGACTGCTCGAAGGTACGGAAGTAACCGGTCAGCGCCGGGCGGCCGAACTCGTTGTTGAACGCGGCGCCGCCCAGAGGGCCTTCAATCATGATGTCCAGCGGCGTGACGATGCGTTCCGGCTTGCCGTAGGCCTGTTCCCATGGCTGCTCGAAGCCGGGGATGCTCAGGTTGGAGACGGTGAAACCGGTCAGACCGGCCTTTGGCTTGGCGCCGCGGCCGGTGGCGCCCTCGTCGCGAATCTCGCCACCGGAACCGGTGGAAGCACCCGAGAACGGCGAGATCGCGGTCGGGTGGTTGTGGGTTTCCACCTTCATCAGGATGTGCACCGGCTCCTGCACCGCGCCGTACTGGCGGGTTTCAGGATTGGGGAAGAAACGCCCTGCGGTGTGGCCGACGATGACCGACGCGTTGTCCTTGTAGGCGGACAGCACGTTCTCGCTGTGCATCTGGTAGGTGTTCTTGATCATGCCGAACAGCGACTTGTCCTGGCTTTCGCCGTCGATGTCCCAGCTGGCATTGAAGATCTTGTGGCGGCAATGCTCGGAATTGGCCTGCGCGAACATCATCAGCTCGATGTCGTGCGGGTTGCGCTTGAGGCCCTGGAAGGCGCTGACCAGATAATCGATTTCGTCTTCGGCCAGGGCCAGGCCCAGTTCGATATTGGCCTTTTCCAGCGCGGCGCGGCCGCCACCGAGGATGTCCACCGCAGTAAGCGGCTTGGGCTCGGCATGGCTGAACAGGTTGGCGGCTGCTTCGAAACGATCCAGCACCATTTGCGTCATGCGGTCGTGAAGCGCTGCGGCAATCAGCTGTGCATCGCTATCGGAAAACTCGCCCTGCACGTAATAGGCGATACCCCGCTCCAGCCGCTGGACCTTCTCCAGCCCGCAGTTGTGGGCGATATCGCTGGCCTTGCTCGACCACGGCGAAATGGTGCCGAAGCGAGGCACCACGAGGAACAGCCGACCAGCAGGTTCCTGCACCGGCACACTGGGGCCGTACTTCAGCAGGCGGGTCAGTACGTTCTGCTCATCCGCGCCAAGCGTGCCGGAAACCTCGGCGAAATGGGCGAACTCGGCATACAACCCGCTGACGGCGGGGACCTTATCGGCCAGTTGTGCCAGGAGCTTGCCATGACGGAAGGCGGAAAGAGCGGGAGCGCCGCGCAGGATCAACATCGTCGGAACAGCCTCGGAGGGGGGAGCAGTCGGGGCGCGTATTCTAGCCCATGACGGCGGCCGAGGCTAAGGCTGAACACTGCCAGGCGCCGCGTGCTCCGACGGCGCGCCTGGCCCGGCCTGGATCAGTGCAGGATCTGGCTGAGGAACAGCTTGGTCCTGTCGTTGACCGGGTTGGTGAAGAACACCTCTGGCTCGGCCCGTTCGACGATCTCGCCTTTGTCCATGAAGATCACCCGATCCGCCACGGTGCGGGCGAAGCCCATCTCATGGGTCACGCAGAGCATGGTCATACCGCTTTCGGCGAGGCTGACCATGGTGTCCAGCACCTCCTTGACCATTTCCGGATCGAGTGCCGAAGTCGGTTCATCGAACAGCATGATCTTCGGCTTCATGCACAGCGCACGGGCGATCGCCACGCGTTGCTGCTGACCGCCGGAGAGCTGGCCGGGAAACTTGTTGGCCTGCTCCGGAATGCGCACGCGCTCCAGATAATGCATGGCGATTTCCTCGGCCTGCCGTCGCGGCAGCTTGCGCACCCACATCGGCGCCAGCGTGCAGTTCTGCAGCACGGTCAGGTGCGGGAACAGGTTGAAGTGCTGGAACACCATGCCGACTTCGCTGCGGATCGCCTCGATCTGCTTGAGGTCGCTGGTCAGCTCGACGCCATTGATGACGATGCGCCCCTGCTGGTGTTCCTCCAGGCGATTGAGGCAGCGGATGGTGGTGGACTTGCCAGAGCCGGACGGCCCACACAACACGATGCGCTCGCCCTGGCGCACGGACAGGTTGATGTCCTTGAGCACATGAAATTGCCCGAACCACTTGTGCACGCCCTGCATGCGGATGACCGGCTCGCTCGCCTGCCCGGCCTGTGCGATTGAATCACTCATATCTCACTCCTAACGCTTGTGGCCGGTGTCCAGCTTGCGCTCCAGGCGCATGGAATAGCGGGACATGCCGAAACAGAACATCCAGTACACCAGCGCGGCGAACACGTAACCCTCGGTGGACATGCCCAGCCAGGCCGGGTCCGCCGTAGCGCGCTTGATGCTGTTGAGGAAGTCGAACAGGCCGATGATGATCACCAGGCTGGTGTCCTTGAACAGGGCGATGAAGGTATTGACGATGCCCGGAATCACCAGCTTCAGCGCCTGCGGCAGAATCACCAGCAGCGTGCTGCGCCAGTAGCCCAGGCCCATGGCTGCCGCCGCCTCGTATTGCCCCTTGGGGATCGCCTGCAGGCCACCACGCACCACTTCAGCGATATAGGCGGCCTCGAAGAACACCACCATCAGCATCGCGCGCAGCAGTTTGTCGAGGTTCATGCCTTCGGGCAGGAACAACGGCAGCATCACCGAAGACATGAACAACACGGTGATCAGCGGCACTCCACGCCAGAACTCGATGAAGGTCACGCAGAGCACACGGATCGCTGGCATGTCGGAGCGCCGCCCGAGCGCCAGCAGGATGCCCAGGGGCAAGGCGCCGGCGATGCCCACGGCGGCGATCACCACCGTCAACATCAGCCCGCCCCACTGGCTGGTCGGCACCGTTTGCAGGCCGAGGAAGCCGCCGTGCAACAGCCAGTAGGCCAACAATGGGTAGACCAGCAGATAGCCCAGGCCGTAGCGCAACTTGTGCGGCATCTGCCGCAGGAACAGCGGCGCTGCACCAATGATCGCCAGCCAGGCCGCCGCATCGACCCGCCAGCGCAGCTCCGTGGGATAGAAGCCGTACATGAACTGGCCGAATCGGGTCTGAATGAATACCCAGCAGGCACCTTCGCGGCTGCAATCGGCGCGCGTCTCGCCGGTCCAGTCCGCCTTGAAGATCGCCCACTCGAGCACCGGCGGCACGATCAGCCAGAGCAGATACAGCCCCACCAGGGTCAGCAGGGTATTGACCCAACTGGAGAACAGATTCGCCCGCAACCAGCCGAGCGCACCGATACTGATTGTCGGTGGGGGCAGGTCGGGCTTGAAGGTATGAATGGTCATGCGCTCACCGCTCGATCAGCGCAATGCGCTTGTTGTACCAGTTCATCAGCAGCGAGATGCTGATGCTGATGGCCAGATAGACACTCATGGTGATGGCCATGGTTTCGATGGCCTGCCCGGTCTGGTTGAGCACCGTACCGGCGAACAGCGACACCATGTCCGGATAGCCGATCGCAGCCGCGAGGGACGAGTTCTTCGCCAGGTTCAGGTACTGGCTCGTCAGTGGCGGCACAATCACCCGCAGGGCCTGCGGAACGATCACCAGGCGTAGCAACTGTCCCGGACGCAAGCCAAGGGATGCGGCGGCCTCGGTCTGGCCGTGACTGACCGACTGGATGCCCGAGCGCACGGTCTCGCCGATAAACGCCGCGGTATATACCGACAGCGCCACCACGATCGAAACCAGCTCGGGGATCACCACCCAGCCTCCGCGAATGTTGAAGCGCTGCAACTCCGGCACTTCCCAGGTGAAAGGTGCGCCTGCAATGAAAGTCACCAGCCAGGGAATGACGAGAAACAGCCCGAGGCTGGTCCAAAACACCGGAAACATCCGCCCGGTCGCATGTCGCCGGGCGCGCGCCCAGCGGTTGAGCAGCACCACCGCAACCAGCGCGACGAGCAGCGCCAGCCAAAACGACCAGAAACCATCGGCAGCGCTGGGTGCCGGCATCTGCACGCCGCGGTTGTTGACGAATACCACGTCCCACAGACTCAGGCTGTTGCGCGGCCCTGGCAGCGGGCTGATGACTGCAAAGTAGACGAAAAAGATCAGCAGCAACGGCGGGATATTGCGGAATATCTCGATATAGAGTGTCGCCAGCTGACGGATCAGCCAGTTGCTGGAGAGCCGGCCTACGCCAAGGATGAAGCCCATGATGGTGGCCAGAACAATCCCGATCACGCTGACCAGCAGGGTATTGAGCAGACCGACCCAGAAAACGCGCCCGTAGCTGTCGCTTTCGCTGTAGTCGATCAGGTGTTGGGAAATGCCGAAGCCGGCGGCGTTGTTGAGAAAGCCGAATCCGGACGTGATGCCACGATGGGCAAGGTTGTTCTGGGTGTTATGAAACAGGTACCAGCCGAACGCCACCACTGCCAACACTGCAATCACCTGGAAGACCCAGGCGCGTACTCGTGGATCGGTCAGCAGCGAACGTCGGGGCGCAGTGCCTCTGGCGATCGAACGCATCGAAAATCCTCATGCCGCACGGCCGACCCTCGCGGATCGGCCGTACTCATCCATGAAACGAGCCGGCACGAGGCCGGCCACGGAGGCTCAACGCACCGGCGGCGCGTACTGCAATCCACCTTTGTTCCACAGGGCGTTGAGGCCACGCTCGATCTTCAGCTCGCTGCCAGCGCCGACGTTGCGATCGAAGATCTCACCATAGTTGCCCACCTGCTTGACGATCTGCACCGCCCAATCCTTCGGCAGCCTAAGATCCTTGCCGTACTCTCCTTCGGCACCCAGCAGGCGTGCTACGTCAGGGTTCTTGGTGCTCTTCGCCATTTCCTCGACGTTGGCCGAGGTCACGCCGAGCTCTTCGGCATTGAGCATGGCGAACAGCGTCCAGCGCACAATATCGAACCACTCCTCGTCACCCTGGCGAACGGCCGGGCCGAGTGGTTCCTTGGAGATCACCTCCGGCAGCACGACATAATGTTCTGGATCCGCAAGCTTGATGCGTTGCGCATAGAGCTGGGACTGGTCGGAGGTCAGTACATCGCAGCGCCCAGATTCCAGCGACTTG
Protein-coding regions in this window:
- the purL gene encoding phosphoribosylformylglycinamidine synthase, which produces MLILRGAPALSAFRHGKLLAQLADKVPAVSGLYAEFAHFAEVSGTLGADEQNVLTRLLKYGPSVPVQEPAGRLFLVVPRFGTISPWSSKASDIAHNCGLEKVQRLERGIAYYVQGEFSDSDAQLIAAALHDRMTQMVLDRFEAAANLFSHAEPKPLTAVDILGGGRAALEKANIELGLALAEDEIDYLVSAFQGLKRNPHDIELMMFAQANSEHCRHKIFNASWDIDGESQDKSLFGMIKNTYQMHSENVLSAYKDNASVIVGHTAGRFFPNPETRQYGAVQEPVHILMKVETHNHPTAISPFSGASTGSGGEIRDEGATGRGAKPKAGLTGFTVSNLSIPGFEQPWEQAYGKPERIVTPLDIMIEGPLGGAAFNNEFGRPALTGYFRTFEQSINTPRGDEVRGYHKPIMLAGGMGNIREDHVQKAEITVGAKLIVLGGPAMLIGLGGGAASSVATGASSADLDFASVQRENPEMERRCQEVIDRCWQLGDQNPIAFIHDVGAGGISNAFPELVNDGGRGGRFELRNVPNDEPGMAPHEIWSNESQERYVLAVSAVDFERFQAICERERCPFAVVGEATEEPHLTVTDSHFGNTPVDMPLEVLLGKPPRMHRSASREAELGDDFDAATVDLSEAATRVLRHPAVASKSFLITIGDRSITGQVARDQMVGPWQVPVADCAVTATSYDVYTGEAMAMGERTPLALLDAPASGRLAIGETLTNLAAARIDKISDIKLSANWMAAAGHPGEDARLYDTVRAVGMELCPQLGLTIPVGKDSMSMKTRWSEEGAEKSVTSPMSLIVSGFAPVTDIRQTLTPQLRLDKGATDLILIDLGRGQNRMGASILAQVYGQLGRQAPDVDDAEDLQAFFAVVQGLNADGLLLAYHDRSDGGLLTTVLEMAFAGHCGLNLNLDGLLESAADVAPMLFNEELGAVIQVRQDDTEIVLAQFSAAGLGDCVAVIGQPVNNGHVSIKHGETEVFSGDRRLLQRQWAETSYQIQRLRDNAECADQEFDALLDEDNPGLSAKLSFDVNEDIAAPYIKRGVRPQIAVLREQGVNGQVEMAAAFDRAGFAAVDVHMSDILSGRVSLEEFKGLVACGGFSYGDVLGAGEGWAKSILFNARARDGFQAFFERKDSFALGVCNGCQMMSNLHELIPGTENWPHFVRNRSEQFEARVAMVQVQDSPSIFLQGMAGSRMPIAIAHGEGHAEFESEEAMLQADLSGTVALRFVDNHGKVTERYPANPNGSPRGITGLSSRDGRVTIMMPHPERVFRAVTNSWRPDEWHEDGGWMRMFRNARVWVD
- a CDS encoding amino acid ABC transporter ATP-binding protein produces the protein MSDSIAQAGQASEPVIRMQGVHKWFGQFHVLKDINLSVRQGERIVLCGPSGSGKSTTIRCLNRLEEHQQGRIVINGVELTSDLKQIEAIRSEVGMVFQHFNLFPHLTVLQNCTLAPMWVRKLPRRQAEEIAMHYLERVRIPEQANKFPGQLSGGQQQRVAIARALCMKPKIMLFDEPTSALDPEMVKEVLDTMVSLAESGMTMLCVTHEMGFARTVADRVIFMDKGEIVERAEPEVFFTNPVNDRTKLFLSQILH
- a CDS encoding amino acid ABC transporter permease produces the protein MTIHTFKPDLPPPTISIGALGWLRANLFSSWVNTLLTLVGLYLLWLIVPPVLEWAIFKADWTGETRADCSREGACWVFIQTRFGQFMYGFYPTELRWRVDAAAWLAIIGAAPLFLRQMPHKLRYGLGYLLVYPLLAYWLLHGGFLGLQTVPTSQWGGLMLTVVIAAVGIAGALPLGILLALGRRSDMPAIRVLCVTFIEFWRGVPLITVLFMSSVMLPLFLPEGMNLDKLLRAMLMVVFFEAAYIAEVVRGGLQAIPKGQYEAAAAMGLGYWRSTLLVILPQALKLVIPGIVNTFIALFKDTSLVIIIGLFDFLNSIKRATADPAWLGMSTEGYVFAALVYWMFCFGMSRYSMRLERKLDTGHKR
- a CDS encoding amino acid ABC transporter permease yields the protein MRSIARGTAPRRSLLTDPRVRAWVFQVIAVLAVVAFGWYLFHNTQNNLAHRGITSGFGFLNNAAGFGISQHLIDYSESDSYGRVFWVGLLNTLLVSVIGIVLATIMGFILGVGRLSSNWLIRQLATLYIEIFRNIPPLLLIFFVYFAVISPLPGPRNSLSLWDVVFVNNRGVQMPAPSAADGFWSFWLALLVALVAVVLLNRWARARRHATGRMFPVFWTSLGLFLVIPWLVTFIAGAPFTWEVPELQRFNIRGGWVVIPELVSIVVALSVYTAAFIGETVRSGIQSVSHGQTEAAASLGLRPGQLLRLVIVPQALRVIVPPLTSQYLNLAKNSSLAAAIGYPDMVSLFAGTVLNQTGQAIETMAITMSVYLAISISISLLMNWYNKRIALIER